TGGAGGACGGGGAGAACGAGGCGCCCCTCGGCACCGCGCAGGTGCCCTACCCGTTTGACTGCGCCGCCGACATGCTCACCGTCTGCGCCCGCACGGGCCTCGACGTCGCGGGCGTGCAGATGGCCAATGAATGCGCGCTCAGGTCCCGCGCCGAGGTGGAAGGCGGCCTCGATGCCATTGCGGACGCGATGTTCGGCTGCATCGAGCGCGGCCTCTCCATGGATGGCAGCCTCCCCGGCCGGTTGCGGGTGAAGCGCCGGGCGAAAGCCATCCGGGAGAAGCTGGAGGCCGACCGGGGCCTCAACCAGCGCCCGCCGCACGAGATCATGGACTGGGTGTCGGTCTTCGCCATCGCCGTGAACGAGGAGAATGCGGCCGGCGGCCGGGTGGTAACCGCCCCCACCAATGGCGCGGCGGGCATCGTGCCGGCGGTGCTGCGCTATGCCCGCGATTTCTGCCCCGATGTGGGCCCCGAGCAGGTGCGCTGCTTCCTGCTGACAGCGGCGGCGGTGGGCGGGCTCATCAAGCGCAACGCCTCCATCTCGGGCGCGGAAGTGGGTTGCCAGGGCGAGGTGGGCTCCGCTGCCTCCATGGCTGCCGCCGGCCTTGCGGCGGTGCTGGGGGCCAGTCCCGAGCAGATCGAGAATGCCGCCGAGATCGCCATGGAGCACCACCTCGGCATGACATGCGACCCCATCGGCGGCCTGGTTCAGATCCCCTGCATCGAGCGCAACGCCTTCGGCGCCAACAAGGCCATCGCCGCAGCCTCGCTGGCGCTGCGGGGTGACGGCATCCACAACGTGTCGCTGGATCAGGTGATCGAGACCATGCGCCAGACCGGCGCGGACATGCAGTCCAAATACAAGGAGACCTCCCAGGGAGGCCTCGCCGTGAACGTGCCCGAGTGCTGAGGCGGCACGCCGCCTGATTTTTCCATCTTCACGAGACCGACGCGCCGGCCCTCCGGCGTGAACGATGTGCCATGCCTTCCAGAAGAAGAGGACGCCCCATGAACGTGCAAGTGAAGCCCCCTCCCTTCGCCGACCGCGCGGTGTTCGACGCCATCGCCCGCGAGCTGGGCCGCCAGCGCGACCAGATCGAGCTCATCGCTTCGGAGAACATCGTCTCGGAGGCGGTGCTGGCCGCCCAGGGCTCGGTGCTGACGAACAAGTATGCGGAAGGCCTGCCGGGCAAGCGCTATTACGGCGGCTGCGAGCATGTGGACGTGGTGGAGGAGATCGCCATCGACCGGGCGAAGCAGCTCTTCGGCTGCGGCTTCGCCAACGTGCAGCCGCACTCGGGCGCGCAGGCCAATGCGGCGGTGCTGATGGCCCTGCTCCAGCCCGGCGACACCCTGCTTGGCATGTCGCTCGCCGCCGGCGGCCACCTCACCCACGGCGCCCCGCCCACCCTCTCGGGCAAATGGTTCAACGCGGTCGGCTACGGCGTCAGCCCCGAGACCGCGCTCATCGATTATGACGAGGTGGAGCGCCTCGCCCATGCGCACAGGCCGAAGCTCATCATCGCTGGCGGCTCGTCCTATCCGCGCATCATCGATTTCGCGCGCTTCCGCGCCATTGCCGATGCCGTGGGCGCGCATCTGATGGTGGATGCCGCCCATTATGCCGGGCTCATCGTGGCCGGGGCCTATCCCTCCCCCTTCCCGCACGCCCACATTGTCACCACCACCACCCACAAGACCCTGCGCGGGCCGCGCGGCGGCCTCATCCTCACCAATGACGAGGCGTTGGCGAAGAAGCTCAACTCTGCGGTGTTTCCCGGCCTTCAGGGCGGGCCACTGATGCATGTGATCGCGGCAAAGGCGGTGGCCTTCGGCGAAGCGCTCCAGCCGGATTTCCGCACCTATGCGCTTCAGGTGGTCTCGAACGCCCGCGCGCTCGCGGCGCGGCTGGCGGAGAAGGGTGCCGCCATCGTCTCGGGCGGCACCGACAGCCATATGGTGCTGGTGGACCTGCGCCCCTTCAACGTCACCGGCAAGGCGGCTGAGATCGCGCTGGAACGGGCGGGCCTCACCTGCAACAAGAACGGCATTCCGTTCGATCCGCAGAAGCCTGCCGTCACCTCCGGCATCCGCCTCGGCACGCCGGCGGGGACCACGCGCGGCTTCGGCCTCGGGGAATTTGAGCAGGTGGGCGACATGATCGCCGAAGTGCTCAAGGGCCTCGCCCAGAGCGGGGATGAGGGCAACAGCCTTACCGAAGCGCGGGTGCGGGGCGAGGTGGAAGCGCTCTGCCGGCGCTTCCCGCTCTACCCCACCCTCTGACGCGCCCGAAGGCGCCGTTCTCACTGCGCGGGCGGATGCGCCCGCGCGACATGGTCGCGCAGTTCCTGAAGCGAACCGAAGCGCACCACGCCGTCGGGCAGTTCGGCCTGGATGGAGCCGTCCGAATAGAGCGTATAGGCCATGCCGCCGACAATGCCGGACTTCAGAACCACCGGCTCCGGCCGGGGGCTGGCGCGGGGCGCCGCACGCTCGGGCGCAAAATCGGGAACCGGAGCAGGCTCCGGTTCCGGCGCCGGCTCATGGGACACCGCCTCGGGTTCAGGAGCGTGCACCGGCTCGGGCGCCGGTTCAGGCGCCGGAGCGGGTTCGGGCGCGGGGGCCGGCTCAGGCGCGGCTTCCGCTACGGCCGGGGCGGGCTCGGGCTCAGGCTGGGGCGGGGCCGGCGGCGCCACGGGTTCCAGCCGCTCGGGCGCGGGACGGCTCAGGGCCACCCGTTCCAGCAGGGAACGCGGACGCGGAACGGGCGGGGCGATCTCCGCCTCGCCGTGACGTCCCAGAATGCGCCCGCGCCGTTCGGTCACAGCCGGGGGTTCCGGCTGCGGAGCGGCATCCGTGGGGGCGCCGGGCGTCGAAGCGGGCGCGGGTGCGGGCCGCTCCGGCGAAAGGCTCGGCATGGGACGGCGCAGGCGATCGGAGAAGGACGGGCTGCGCAGGCGCGGCGTCGGAAGTTCAGGCGCGGGTGCGGGCTGCGGCGGCTCCGGAGCAGGCGGCACCATGGGCGCATATTCGGGCTCGGGCGCGGGCGGCGCTTCGGCGGCGGGAGCGGGCGCGTGCCGTTCCTCGGAGGCGGGTTCGGGCGCAACCGGCGGCGGCTGGCGGCGCGGCGGCGGAGCGGAGACGGCGTCGGACACCGCAAGCAGGGCCGCATCATCGAGCACCGCCTCGACACGCGGCGTGGCGCGGGCGGGACGGGCGCCCTCGGCAAGCACTGCACGGATGCGCTCAAGCTCCCGCAGGATCAGACCGGACGCAAGGATAAGCACACCACCGGTAAAACCGATCGCGCCTGTGGAAATCAGCGCATTGCCGATGGTCGAGACGAAAATGACGCTGCCGAAAGCCACCGCCAAAAGCCCGGCCAGCAGTGTGAAACCGCCAAGAGCTACGAGGAAACGCCACATGTCCGCACTCCAAGCCCCGCTCCACGGCCACAGGCCAGGGAACATATTTGCCGCATAAACAGAAAATCGGACAAAGGAAGTTGTCCGACCCCCTCTCGCGCCCTATCTAGGGCGAAGTTGGGGCGGGTCGGTGCGGCGGACCTCAGGACGCCAGCGGCCCATCGACCCCAGCCGGATCGAACGCGGAGACCCCAGATGTCCTTCACGCTTCCCGACCTGCCTTATTCTTACGACGCCCTCGCGCCCTATATGTCGCGCGAAACCCTCGAATACCATCATGACAAGCACCATCTCGCTTACGTCAATAATGGCAACAATTTACTAAAGGGAACGGAATTCGAGGGAAAATCCCTCGAGGAGATCGTGAAGGGCTCGTTCGGCAAGAACGCCCCCCTCTTCAACAATGCCGGCCAGCACTACAACCACCTGCATTTCTGGCACTGGATGAAGCCGAACGGCGGCGGCGCCATTCCGGGCGAGCTTGAGAAGAAGATCGTCGAGGATTTCGGTTCGGTCGAGAAGTTCAAGGAAGACTTCATCGCCGCCGGCGTCGGCCAGTTCGGCTCGGGCTGGGCCTGGCTCGCGGTCAAGGACGGCAAGCTCTCCATCGCCAAGACCCCGAACGGCGAGAGCCCGCTGGTCTCCGGCGCCACGCCGATCCTCGGCGTCGACGTGTGGGAGCACTCCTATTACATCGATTATCGCAACCGCCGTCCGGACTACCTGAAGGCGTTCGTGGATCATCTCGTGAATTGGGAGTACGTGGCGGAGCTTTACGGCAAGGCCATCTGAACTCCATAGTTTGCGATATATTTCGGGCCGGCATGCAAAACCGCGTGCCGGCCCTTTCTTTTGGGGC
The Azorhizobium caulinodans ORS 571 genome window above contains:
- a CDS encoding L-serine ammonia-lyase, which codes for MISVFDLFKIGVGPSSSHTVGPMVAAKRFRDELPVGTAHVTAEIFGSLAWTGKGHATDRALCLGLIGAVPATLEPDDVPALIARLAIEKAIETPDGGRATFDPDADLIFDFKTLLPRHTNAMRFRAYDGAGALTQERIFYSVGGGFVVEDGENEAPLGTAQVPYPFDCAADMLTVCARTGLDVAGVQMANECALRSRAEVEGGLDAIADAMFGCIERGLSMDGSLPGRLRVKRRAKAIREKLEADRGLNQRPPHEIMDWVSVFAIAVNEENAAGGRVVTAPTNGAAGIVPAVLRYARDFCPDVGPEQVRCFLLTAAAVGGLIKRNASISGAEVGCQGEVGSAASMAAAGLAAVLGASPEQIENAAEIAMEHHLGMTCDPIGGLVQIPCIERNAFGANKAIAAASLALRGDGIHNVSLDQVIETMRQTGADMQSKYKETSQGGLAVNVPEC
- a CDS encoding superoxide dismutase yields the protein MSFTLPDLPYSYDALAPYMSRETLEYHHDKHHLAYVNNGNNLLKGTEFEGKSLEEIVKGSFGKNAPLFNNAGQHYNHLHFWHWMKPNGGGAIPGELEKKIVEDFGSVEKFKEDFIAAGVGQFGSGWAWLAVKDGKLSIAKTPNGESPLVSGATPILGVDVWEHSYYIDYRNRRPDYLKAFVDHLVNWEYVAELYGKAI
- the glyA gene encoding serine hydroxymethyltransferase, whose protein sequence is MNVQVKPPPFADRAVFDAIARELGRQRDQIELIASENIVSEAVLAAQGSVLTNKYAEGLPGKRYYGGCEHVDVVEEIAIDRAKQLFGCGFANVQPHSGAQANAAVLMALLQPGDTLLGMSLAAGGHLTHGAPPTLSGKWFNAVGYGVSPETALIDYDEVERLAHAHRPKLIIAGGSSYPRIIDFARFRAIADAVGAHLMVDAAHYAGLIVAGAYPSPFPHAHIVTTTTHKTLRGPRGGLILTNDEALAKKLNSAVFPGLQGGPLMHVIAAKAVAFGEALQPDFRTYALQVVSNARALAARLAEKGAAIVSGGTDSHMVLVDLRPFNVTGKAAEIALERAGLTCNKNGIPFDPQKPAVTSGIRLGTPAGTTRGFGLGEFEQVGDMIAEVLKGLAQSGDEGNSLTEARVRGEVEALCRRFPLYPTL